The following proteins are encoded in a genomic region of Oceanisphaera profunda:
- a CDS encoding adenylosuccinate synthase: MGQNVVVLGTQWGDEGKGKVVDLLTDRARYVVRYQGGHNAGHTLVIDGEKTVLHLIPSGILRDNCLCIIANGVVLSPEALLKEMAGLEARGVPVRERLVLSEACPLILQYHVAMDQAREIARGANAIGTTGRGIGPAYEDKVARRGLRVGDLANMDTFAVKLKEIVEYYNFQLTGFYGVEAVSYETVLEEAKGYAALLTSMVIDVTDVLDIARKNGDKIMFEGAQGTLLDIDHGTYPFVTSSNTTAGGVATGSGFGPRHIDYVLGIIKAYATRVGSGPFPTELYDGQEKLDDVGKHLGTVGHEFGATTGRLRRTGWLDLVAVKRAVQVNSISGFCLTKLDVLDGLKELKICVGYQMPDGSVKDVPPMAAEDYDTVIPVYETMPGWSDNTVGVVTLEGLPQAARNYIKRIEELSGVPIDIISTGPDRDETMILLHPFDA; this comes from the coding sequence ATGGGACAAAACGTTGTTGTACTCGGCACCCAATGGGGTGATGAAGGCAAGGGGAAGGTTGTAGACCTTCTGACTGACAGAGCCCGTTATGTTGTTCGCTATCAAGGCGGCCATAACGCGGGTCATACTCTTGTTATCGACGGTGAAAAAACCGTTCTCCACCTTATTCCATCAGGTATTTTACGTGACAACTGCCTGTGCATTATTGCCAACGGTGTAGTGTTGTCGCCGGAAGCTTTGTTAAAGGAAATGGCCGGTTTGGAAGCCCGCGGTGTGCCAGTGCGCGAGCGTTTGGTACTCAGTGAAGCTTGCCCGCTGATCCTGCAATACCATGTGGCCATGGACCAAGCACGAGAAATCGCGCGCGGTGCTAACGCCATTGGTACTACAGGACGTGGTATTGGCCCAGCCTATGAAGACAAAGTAGCACGCCGCGGTTTGCGCGTCGGCGACCTTGCCAACATGGACACCTTTGCCGTTAAGTTGAAAGAAATTGTAGAATATTATAATTTCCAGCTCACCGGTTTTTACGGTGTAGAAGCGGTTTCCTATGAAACGGTATTAGAAGAAGCCAAAGGTTATGCAGCTCTGCTGACCAGTATGGTGATTGATGTTACCGACGTGCTGGATATTGCCCGTAAAAACGGTGATAAAATCATGTTCGAAGGTGCCCAAGGTACCTTGCTGGACATTGACCACGGCACTTATCCATTTGTGACCTCATCTAATACCACGGCTGGCGGCGTTGCTACTGGCTCAGGTTTTGGTCCTCGTCACATTGATTATGTGTTGGGTATCATCAAGGCCTATGCCACTCGCGTCGGCTCAGGTCCTTTCCCGACCGAGCTGTACGACGGTCAAGAGAAGCTAGATGACGTCGGCAAACACCTAGGTACAGTGGGCCATGAATTTGGTGCTACTACCGGTCGTTTGCGTCGTACCGGTTGGTTGGACTTGGTGGCCGTTAAGCGTGCCGTTCAAGTGAACTCCATTTCCGGTTTCTGCTTAACCAAGCTAGACGTATTGGATGGCTTGAAAGAGCTGAAAATCTGCGTGGGCTATCAAATGCCAGACGGTTCAGTCAAGGATGTGCCACCTATGGCAGCCGAAGATTATGATACCGTTATTCCTGTGTATGAGACTATGCCAGGCTGGAGCGATAACACTGTAGGTGTGGTCACCCTTGAAGGTTTGCCACAAGCGGCGCGCAATTACATTAAGCGCATCGAAGAGTTATCCGGTGTGCCGATTGATATTATTTCGACCGGCCCCGATCGTGATGAGACCATGATTTTGCTTCATCCTTTTGATGCTTAA
- the ispB gene encoding octaprenyl diphosphate synthase, with amino-acid sequence MVNMNKIKQLTEQDMQSVNDLISSRLQSDVALINQLGFYIVGAGGKRMRPQLTVLAARALGYEGDAHITLAAIIEFIHTATLLHDDVVDESDLRRGRDTANALFGNAASVLVGDFLYTRAFQMMTELDNMKIMHILSDATNIIAEGEVLQLMNCNDPDTTQDSYMQVIYCKTAKLFEAATRLAAVLTHQAPDVEQAMLDYGKYLGTAFQLVDDIMDYSSDSQDMGKNVGDDLSEGKPTLPLLRAMEVGNDAQRERIRDAIANRTGMDHLEEIMGILADTQALEYSQQQAELEAQKAIDSLRILPDSDHKQALIDLAHMAVERSS; translated from the coding sequence ATGGTAAATATGAATAAAATAAAACAATTGACCGAGCAAGATATGCAATCGGTGAACGATTTAATCAGCTCACGACTGCAATCAGACGTGGCGCTCATTAATCAACTGGGCTTCTATATAGTGGGTGCCGGCGGTAAGCGGATGCGCCCCCAACTCACCGTATTGGCCGCTCGCGCCTTAGGCTACGAGGGTGATGCGCACATTACCTTGGCTGCCATTATCGAGTTTATTCACACCGCCACCTTGCTGCATGATGACGTGGTCGATGAGTCAGACTTACGCCGTGGCCGCGATACCGCCAATGCTTTATTTGGTAATGCAGCCAGCGTCTTGGTCGGCGATTTCCTTTATACCCGCGCGTTTCAGATGATGACTGAGCTGGATAACATGAAAATCATGCATATCTTAAGCGACGCCACCAATATTATTGCCGAAGGTGAAGTGCTGCAGTTAATGAATTGCAACGATCCCGACACCACCCAAGACAGCTATATGCAGGTGATTTACTGCAAGACTGCCAAATTATTTGAAGCAGCCACCCGCTTGGCTGCGGTGCTGACTCATCAAGCGCCTGACGTAGAACAAGCCATGCTGGATTACGGTAAATATTTAGGTACTGCTTTCCAGCTGGTTGACGACATCATGGACTACAGCTCAGACAGTCAGGACATGGGTAAGAACGTCGGCGACGACTTGAGCGAGGGTAAGCCTACCCTGCCCCTGCTGCGTGCCATGGAAGTGGGTAACGACGCGCAACGCGAGCGTATTCGTGATGCCATCGCTAATCGTACCGGTATGGATCATCTTGAAGAGATCATGGGCATCTTGGCCGACACCCAAGCGCTGGAATACAGCCAGCAACAAGCCGAGCTTGAAGCGCAAAAAGCCATCGACAGTTTACGCATCTTGCCCGATTCCGATCACAAACAAGCGCTGATCGACTTGGCTCATATGGCTGTAGAACGCAGCAGCTGA
- the rplU gene encoding 50S ribosomal protein L21, whose protein sequence is MYAVIQSGGKQHRVTEGLVIRLEKLDVETGASVNFDKVLMVAQGEDVKVGVPYIDGSTVTAEVVAHGRGKKVKIVKFRRRKHSRKQQGHRQWFTEVKITAISA, encoded by the coding sequence ATGTACGCGGTAATCCAAAGCGGCGGAAAACAGCACCGTGTAACCGAAGGTCTGGTAATTCGTCTAGAAAAATTAGACGTTGAAACTGGCGCATCTGTCAATTTTGACAAAGTGCTAATGGTTGCTCAAGGTGAAGATGTTAAAGTTGGTGTTCCTTACATCGACGGTAGCACAGTAACAGCTGAAGTCGTAGCTCACGGTCGTGGCAAAAAAGTCAAGATCGTTAAGTTCCGTCGTCGTAAGCACTCACGCAAACAGCAAGGTCATCGTCAGTGGTTCACTGAAGTTAAGATCACGGCTATCAGCGCTTAA
- the rpmA gene encoding 50S ribosomal protein L27, giving the protein MASKKAGGSTRNGRDSESKRLGVKRFGGESVLAGNIIVRQRGTRFHAGVNVGLGKDHTLFATASGKVKFEVKGPNNRKFVSIEAE; this is encoded by the coding sequence ATGGCATCGAAAAAAGCAGGCGGCTCAACTCGTAACGGTCGCGATTCAGAAAGTAAACGTCTTGGTGTTAAGCGTTTTGGTGGTGAAAGTGTCTTGGCGGGCAACATCATCGTTCGTCAGCGCGGCACTCGTTTCCACGCCGGCGTTAACGTTGGTTTGGGCAAAGACCACACTTTATTCGCCACTGCCTCTGGCAAGGTGAAGTTTGAAGTTAAAGGTCCAAACAACCGTAAGTTCGTAAGCATTGAAGCTGAGTAA
- the cgtA gene encoding Obg family GTPase CgtA, whose protein sequence is MKFVDEAQIQVEAGDGGNGCVSFRREKYIPNGGPDGGDGGDGGDLYMLADTNLNTLIDYHFERFHRAERGENGRSSNCTGKRGQDLVIKVPVGTRAKDEMTGEILGDLTRDGQKLLVAKGGFHGLGNARFKSSVNRAPRQKTNGTPGEVRALVLELLLLADVGMLGLPNAGKSTFIRAVSAAKPKVADYPFTTLAPNLGVVRCDGHRSFVVADIPGLIEGAADGAGLGIRFLKHLERCRVLLHIIDVLPADETDPADNAEIIINELVQYSETVANKPRWLLFNKLDLVLPEEAEAIIERVIKRLDWQGPVFRITAISKDGTKEVTEALMDFLDENPRTQQELEDAREVVNFKWDDYHETTLEEHSKPLAQDFDDEDDDDDWDDEEDDGHVIYTRE, encoded by the coding sequence ATGAAATTTGTAGATGAAGCACAAATCCAAGTTGAAGCCGGTGACGGTGGTAACGGTTGTGTGAGTTTTCGCCGTGAAAAATATATTCCCAATGGTGGCCCAGATGGTGGCGATGGTGGTGATGGTGGCGACTTATATATGCTGGCAGACACTAACCTCAACACCCTGATCGATTACCACTTTGAACGCTTTCATCGTGCCGAGCGTGGCGAGAATGGCCGTAGCAGTAACTGTACGGGTAAACGTGGTCAAGATTTAGTGATCAAAGTACCGGTCGGTACTCGCGCTAAAGATGAGATGACGGGCGAAATCCTTGGTGATTTAACCCGTGACGGTCAGAAGTTGCTGGTGGCCAAAGGCGGTTTCCATGGTTTGGGCAATGCGCGTTTTAAAAGCTCAGTTAACCGTGCGCCTCGCCAAAAAACCAATGGCACGCCAGGTGAAGTTCGTGCCTTAGTGCTGGAGCTATTACTGCTAGCAGACGTAGGCATGTTGGGTTTACCCAATGCCGGTAAATCTACCTTTATCCGCGCCGTGTCTGCGGCTAAGCCAAAAGTGGCGGATTATCCCTTTACCACCCTTGCGCCTAACTTAGGTGTGGTACGTTGTGACGGTCATAGAAGCTTCGTGGTTGCGGATATTCCCGGCTTGATTGAAGGTGCTGCCGACGGTGCTGGCTTAGGTATTCGCTTCTTAAAACACTTAGAGCGTTGCCGTGTGTTGCTGCACATCATAGATGTGCTGCCTGCTGATGAGACAGATCCTGCAGATAACGCTGAGATCATCATCAATGAGCTGGTGCAATACAGTGAAACTGTGGCCAATAAGCCACGCTGGTTGCTGTTTAATAAGCTCGACTTAGTGTTACCAGAAGAAGCGGAAGCCATTATCGAACGTGTGATTAAGCGCTTAGACTGGCAAGGCCCAGTATTTCGCATCACCGCCATCAGTAAAGACGGCACTAAAGAAGTGACCGAAGCGCTGATGGACTTCTTAGATGAAAATCCTCGTACTCAACAAGAGTTAGAAGATGCCCGTGAAGTGGTGAACTTCAAGTGGGACGACTACCACGAGACGACGTTGGAAGAGCACAGTAAGCCGCTCGCACAAGACTTTGACGACGAAGACGATGATGACGACTGGGACGACGAAGAAGATGACGGCCATGTTATCTACACGCGTGAATAA
- a CDS encoding dihydrofolate reductase — MIVALIVAMTRNGVIGKDNAMPWHLPADLAYFKQTTLGKPIVMGRNTFNSIGRALPGRRNIIVSQSLIEAPIGTEVVPSPEAALALLAGESEVMVMGGGQLYQAFLPLSQRLYLTQIEADVEGDTYFPFQAADWQLESEQLRLGDERNEYNCRFQVYKRV, encoded by the coding sequence ATGATAGTTGCTTTAATCGTGGCCATGACGCGTAACGGCGTGATTGGTAAAGACAATGCCATGCCTTGGCATTTGCCGGCGGATTTAGCGTACTTTAAGCAGACCACGCTGGGTAAGCCGATAGTGATGGGGCGCAACACCTTCAACTCTATCGGCCGTGCCTTGCCAGGCCGACGTAATATTATTGTTAGCCAAAGCTTAATTGAGGCGCCAATCGGTACCGAAGTAGTGCCATCGCCTGAAGCGGCGCTGGCGTTATTAGCCGGAGAGAGTGAGGTAATGGTGATGGGCGGTGGCCAGCTGTATCAGGCATTCTTGCCGTTAAGCCAGCGCTTATACCTAACCCAGATTGAAGCGGATGTTGAGGGTGATACCTATTTTCCGTTTCAGGCCGCAGATTGGCAGCTTGAGTCTGAGCAGTTACGCCTTGGTGACGAGCGTAATGAATATAACTGCAGGTTCCAGGTTTATAAACGAGTATAA